Proteins encoded by one window of Phenylobacterium soli:
- a CDS encoding GGDEF domain-containing protein, with product MKVTGSRSEPFSAIRRRALAQAGAQAVAAPGPTDTAAFLGLTEADLTPAVRAALQTLLAEVDDLRGEVGRLKTRLAETEGLADRDALTPLLNRRAFLRELNRVRTFAQRYGSPASVVYFDLDGFKTVNDRYGHAAGDAALRAVAERLLANVRESDVVGRMGGDEFAVILIQADQQVAEAKAASLAHAIEKEPIAFGDWSAPLHISYGVRQISLELEPEQLLHEADAAMFSAKRQRGAA from the coding sequence ATGAAGGTCACGGGTTCGCGCAGCGAGCCGTTCTCCGCGATCCGCCGGCGGGCGCTGGCCCAGGCGGGCGCCCAGGCGGTCGCCGCCCCCGGCCCGACCGACACCGCCGCCTTCCTCGGCCTGACCGAAGCCGACCTGACGCCGGCCGTACGCGCCGCCCTGCAGACCCTGCTCGCCGAAGTCGACGACCTGCGCGGCGAGGTCGGGCGGCTGAAGACCCGGCTGGCCGAGACCGAGGGCCTGGCCGACCGCGACGCCCTCACCCCCCTGCTCAACCGGCGCGCCTTCCTGCGCGAACTGAACCGGGTGCGCACCTTCGCCCAGCGCTACGGCTCGCCGGCCAGCGTCGTCTATTTCGACCTCGACGGCTTCAAGACGGTCAACGACCGCTACGGCCATGCGGCGGGCGACGCGGCCCTGCGGGCGGTGGCCGAGCGGCTGCTGGCCAATGTGCGCGAGAGCGATGTGGTCGGGCGCATGGGCGGCGACGAATTCGCCGTGATCCTGATCCAGGCCGACCAGCAGGTGGCCGAGGCCAAGGCGGCTTCGCTCGCCCACGCCATCGAGAAGGAGCCGATCGCCTTCGGCGATTGGTCGGCGCCGCTGCACATCTCCTACGGCGTGCGCCAGATCAGCCTCGAGTTGGAGCCGGAGCAACTGCTGCACGAGGCCGACGCGGCGATGTTCAGCGCCAAGCGCCAGCGGGGCGCGGCCTAA
- the purE gene encoding 5-(carboxyamino)imidazole ribonucleotide mutase yields the protein MSANAPVAIIMGSRSDWPVLKKAAEMLDELGVAYDAKVVSAHRTPERMYAFAKGAKAAGYKVIIAGAGGAAHLPGMTASLTDLPVLGVPIESKALKGMDSLLSIVQMPAGIPVGTLAIGEAGAKNAGILAARILAVTDAALADRVAAFSAAQTASVAETVEDA from the coding sequence ATGAGCGCAAACGCGCCGGTCGCCATCATCATGGGCAGCCGATCGGACTGGCCGGTCCTGAAGAAGGCCGCCGAAATGCTCGACGAGCTCGGGGTCGCCTACGACGCCAAGGTGGTCTCCGCCCACCGCACGCCCGAGCGCATGTACGCCTTCGCCAAGGGCGCGAAGGCCGCCGGCTACAAGGTGATCATCGCCGGGGCCGGCGGGGCCGCGCACCTGCCCGGCATGACCGCCTCGCTGACCGACCTGCCGGTGCTCGGCGTGCCGATCGAGTCCAAGGCGCTCAAGGGCATGGATAGCCTGCTCTCCATCGTCCAGATGCCGGCCGGCATCCCGGTCGGCACCCTGGCCATCGGCGAGGCGGGCGCCAAGAACGCCGGCATCCTCGCCGCGCGGATCCTGGCGGTCACCGACGCCGCCCTGGCCGACCGGGTCGCTGCTTTCAGCGCCGCCCAGACCGCCTCGGTCGCCGAAACCGTCGAGGACGCGTAA
- a CDS encoding 5-(carboxyamino)imidazole ribonucleotide synthase, producing the protein MADLPLAPGSTIGILGGGQLGRMLAVAASRLGFDIAILEPEKDAPAARVAAKAVAAAYDDPAGLEKLAKVASVVTYEFENVPAASVAKLVEMGVEVAPGAKALEVAQDRLVEKTFLNANGAPTVAFAKADSAAEAVEAAHQVGAPALMKTRREGYDGKGQRWVEHAADAAAAFEALGGVPVILEAAADFVRELSVIAARGRDGATAVYPLAENHHEHGILRRSIAPAQVTPALADQAERIAARVLKGLGYVGVIGIELFEMRDGTLLVNEIAPRVHNTGHWTMDGCEVDQFEQHIRAVAGWPLGPTHPTARVEMLNLLGEEANDWRRFAAEPETRVHLYGKRDAKPGRKMGHLNRVKAL; encoded by the coding sequence ATGGCCGACCTGCCGCTCGCTCCCGGTTCGACCATCGGCATCCTCGGCGGCGGCCAGCTCGGCCGCATGCTGGCCGTGGCCGCCAGCCGCCTGGGCTTCGACATCGCCATCCTCGAGCCGGAGAAGGACGCCCCCGCCGCCCGCGTCGCGGCCAAGGCGGTCGCCGCGGCCTATGACGATCCAGCCGGCCTCGAGAAGCTCGCCAAGGTCGCCTCCGTCGTCACCTACGAGTTCGAGAACGTGCCCGCCGCCTCGGTGGCCAAGCTGGTCGAGATGGGGGTGGAGGTGGCGCCCGGCGCCAAGGCCCTCGAGGTCGCCCAGGACCGCCTCGTCGAGAAGACGTTCCTGAACGCCAACGGCGCGCCCACCGTCGCCTTCGCCAAGGCCGACAGCGCCGCCGAGGCCGTCGAGGCCGCTCACCAGGTCGGCGCCCCGGCGCTGATGAAGACGCGCCGCGAGGGCTATGACGGCAAGGGCCAGCGCTGGGTCGAGCACGCCGCCGACGCCGCGGCCGCCTTCGAGGCCCTGGGCGGGGTCCCGGTGATCCTCGAGGCCGCCGCCGACTTCGTGCGCGAGCTCTCGGTGATCGCCGCCCGCGGCCGCGACGGCGCCACCGCGGTCTATCCCCTGGCCGAGAACCACCACGAACACGGCATTCTGCGCCGCTCGATCGCCCCGGCCCAGGTGACGCCCGCCCTCGCCGACCAGGCCGAGCGCATCGCCGCCCGGGTGCTCAAGGGCCTCGGCTACGTCGGCGTCATCGGCATCGAGCTCTTCGAGATGCGCGACGGGACCCTGCTGGTGAACGAGATCGCGCCCCGCGTGCACAACACCGGCCACTGGACCATGGACGGCTGCGAGGTCGACCAGTTCGAACAGCACATCCGCGCCGTCGCCGGCTGGCCGCTCGGCCCGACCCATCCGACCGCCCGGGTCGAGATGCTGAACCTCCTGGGCGAGGAGGCGAACGACTGGCGTCGCTTCGCCGCCGAGCCGGAGACCCGCGTCCACCTCTACGGCAAGCGCGACGCCAAGCCCGGCCGCAAGATGGGCCACCTCAACCGGGTCAAGGCGCTCTAG
- a CDS encoding class I SAM-dependent methyltransferase, with the protein MSNIGFYDENAEDYFRRTVDSDMTAARRLFASQVAPGGRVLDAGCGSGRDALAFHQMGFEVTATEAAPRLAEIARRHTGLVVDVLTFDQMAWRDHFDGIWACGSLLHVPRVDLPATLRRLRDALVPGGAWFMSFKYGPFERPANGRRFTDLDEEGAAELLAQVRGLQLISMDVVGDSRADRSGERWLSLLCRRG; encoded by the coding sequence ATGTCCAACATCGGCTTCTACGACGAGAACGCCGAGGACTACTTCCGCCGCACGGTGGACAGCGACATGACCGCGGCCCGCCGCCTCTTCGCCAGCCAGGTGGCGCCCGGCGGCCGGGTGCTCGACGCCGGCTGCGGCTCGGGCCGCGATGCGCTCGCCTTCCACCAGATGGGCTTCGAGGTCACCGCGACCGAGGCGGCGCCGCGCCTGGCCGAGATCGCCCGCCGGCACACCGGCCTAGTCGTCGACGTCCTCACCTTCGACCAGATGGCCTGGCGCGACCATTTCGACGGGATCTGGGCCTGCGGCTCCCTGCTGCACGTGCCGCGGGTCGACCTTCCCGCCACCCTGCGCCGCCTGCGCGACGCCCTGGTTCCGGGCGGCGCCTGGTTCATGTCCTTCAAGTACGGGCCGTTCGAGCGCCCCGCCAACGGCCGCCGCTTCACCGACCTCGACGAAGAGGGCGCGGCCGAACTGCTGGCGCAGGTGCGCGGCCTGCAGCTCATTTCCATGGACGTCGTCGGCGACAGCCGCGCCGACCGGAGCGGCGAGCGCTGGCTCAGCCTGCTCTGCCGACGGGGCTAG
- a CDS encoding COQ9 family protein produces the protein MSDASGQTDRNGTDWAAEAEQRLLDAALEACVAEGWTSRMARQAGKRAGFSAGETELLLPNGPADLAALLSRRHDGRAMQILKDTDPASLKIRERIRAAVEARIDAAAQDETATRHWLGWLALPQNLALGAKLSWESADVLWRWAGDAATDENHYSKRAILTGILSGAMAIRMASGRGDAMRFVDRRIADVLRFEQWKATTRVRPSLWLAGLAHALGRARYRTAPPAAAEPEIRDVP, from the coding sequence ATGAGCGACGCGTCGGGGCAGACTGACCGCAACGGGACCGACTGGGCCGCGGAGGCCGAACAGCGGCTGCTGGATGCCGCCCTCGAGGCCTGCGTCGCCGAGGGCTGGACGAGCCGCATGGCCCGTCAGGCGGGCAAGCGGGCCGGCTTCTCGGCCGGCGAGACCGAGCTCCTGCTGCCCAACGGTCCGGCGGACCTCGCCGCCCTCCTCTCCCGCCGCCACGACGGGCGGGCGATGCAGATCCTGAAGGACACCGATCCGGCGTCGCTGAAGATCCGCGAGCGGATCCGCGCGGCGGTGGAGGCGCGGATCGACGCGGCCGCCCAGGACGAGACCGCCACCCGCCATTGGCTGGGCTGGCTCGCCCTGCCGCAGAACCTTGCCCTGGGGGCCAAGCTCTCCTGGGAGAGCGCCGATGTGCTCTGGCGCTGGGCGGGCGACGCGGCCACCGACGAGAACCACTATTCGAAGCGCGCCATCCTGACCGGGATCCTCTCCGGGGCCATGGCCATCCGCATGGCCAGCGGCCGCGGCGACGCCATGCGCTTCGTCGACCGGCGGATCGCCGACGTGCTGCGCTTCGAGCAGTGGAAGGCGACGACCAGGGTGCGCCCCTCTCTGTGGCTGGCCGGCCTCGCCCACGCCCTCGGCAGGGCCCGCTACCGCACCGCGCCGCCTGCGGCTGCCGAACCCGAGATTCGGGACGTCCCCTAG